Within Candidatus Poribacteria bacterium, the genomic segment TCGACGAACTTCGCGTCGTCTTCCGGGCGGCTGCCGATTCCGGCGTCGCCGCCGTCGAGGAGCTTCAGCTCGTCCAGCGTCTCCTCCTGGAGCAGGTTGGTCAAGCCTTCGCGACCCTCATACCGGCTTTGCCGATACTCGGGGAGATCGACGAACACGTTCCACAGCATCCCCCACGTGTACTGAATGGGCGTGCCATTCCAGGCGTACTCGGCGAGGACGAGCCCCTTGTCGACTTCCGTCGGCAGAACTGTCGGTTCCTTGGGGGTCTCTTCCGCAGCGGCTTCCTCGCTGCCTTCGGTTGACTCCTCGGTCTGCTCCTCGTCCTGGGTCAGCTTCACGTTCGGCACGCGGTCAGGATAGACGACCAGCCCCGACGTGTCCTTGAGCCACTGGTGCCATTCCTTCTCGCGGGCTTCGGTCTTCTCTCGTTCGGCGCTTTGGCGCGCGGAGTCGACGACCTCCTCGAAGGTCTGCTGACGCGGCTGGTTGTGCTCCTCGAGCCGGAAGAGCATGTAGTACTGCTGATCCCGGACGGTCTGGACGTGGAGCTCCTTCGTCATCTCGCCGACTTCCATCTCGAACGCCTTGTCGACGAACTCCTGCGCCATCGGGTACGAATTGCGGGCAAACAACCCCGTGTCGCCCTCGCGAGTCCCGCCGGGCCCGTCGTTCTGGTTCAGCTTCGAGAACGCGCTGACGACTTCCTTCAGGTCCTCGCCGCCGAGGATACGGTCGAGCGCTGCTTGCGCTTTCTCCTGATCCGTCATCGCCAGCGAGATCAGCCGAACCTGCTCCGGGATGATGTACTCGTCCGTGTGGGTGTCGTAGTAGGCGCGGACCTCTTCGTCGGTGACGACGACCTTGTCGTCGATCTGCCGCGTGGAGATCTCGTCTTTGATCAACTGGCGGCGGTACTTCTCCACCTTGTTGTTGATCTCGGCAATGTTCTGCAGACCCATCTCACGCGCCAGCTCCAGCAGAACGCGGCTCTCCGCCATGAGGGTCACGTATTCGACGTTGCCCTCGCGCCCTTCGTAGTCGTCGCGGCGGTACTCCGGGAGGTCTGCCAGTTCCTTGCGGAGCTCGCTGAGCAGGATCTCGCGCTTCTGACCGTTCCACACGTACTCGGCGAGGACGACGTCGTCCTGTGGCGCCACTTTCGTCTGCGCCGTCGCGACGCTCGCCGTCGTCGCAGCGAACGCGACGCACCCAACCCAGGCAGTGAAACGAGTCGCCCAGTATCGAGCCCTCATGGTGTCTCCTTGTTCTCTGATCGCTACGAACCCATCGCCCGATCGTGCCACCGCTGGCAGATCAAGCTACCGTCGTACCTGGGGCGGAAGCCCCCGAACCCAACTGACGCAGAGCGTCGAACAGTGTATCGAACAGGTCTCGAGGTTCCATCGATGCCGCCGGAACGATCAACCGAGACGGTGGCACGGGCCGCGCCCCGGGTCGGCTCCTCACGAGTTCGAGGACGCGAACGGGGTC encodes:
- a CDS encoding peptidyl-prolyl cis-trans isomerase, encoding MRARYWATRFTAWVGCVAFAATTASVATAQTKVAPQDDVVLAEYVWNGQKREILLSELRKELADLPEYRRDDYEGREGNVEYVTLMAESRVLLELAREMGLQNIAEINNKVEKYRRQLIKDEISTRQIDDKVVVTDEEVRAYYDTHTDEYIIPEQVRLISLAMTDQEKAQAALDRILGGEDLKEVVSAFSKLNQNDGPGGTREGDTGLFARNSYPMAQEFVDKAFEMEVGEMTKELHVQTVRDQQYYMLFRLEEHNQPRQQTFEEVVDSARQSAEREKTEAREKEWHQWLKDTSGLVVYPDRVPNVKLTQDEEQTEESTEGSEEAAAEETPKEPTVLPTEVDKGLVLAEYAWNGTPIQYTWGMLWNVFVDLPEYRQSRYEGREGLTNLLQEETLDELKLLDGGDAGIGSRPEDDAKFVEYRHQLMVEKLVKQQVDEQVEVTDEDIQAYYDAHTSEYVEPEKVRITCLTFTDKAEAESTLKEIQEGRDIKEAAKTLTEMGKNVGPGGQMNGDTNFFSRDTYSHAAAFTEAAFQVPVGEVTPEPIEQELDGVNYYMIFKVDDRTPERTQTLDQVRNQAERSAETQKRQAKLLDWLDGLRTKSSLVVHEDRVPEPPSKPSDEESSDSQE